One part of the Nymphaea colorata isolate Beijing-Zhang1983 chromosome 8, ASM883128v2, whole genome shotgun sequence genome encodes these proteins:
- the LOC116259098 gene encoding TATA box-binding protein-associated factor RNA polymerase I subunit B isoform X1, translating into MESTAVCASCGSIGLENGGDGYFYCVVCGFQSQDLLEQGQEDQVDFTVDRRYVVRWPNTNPQPDPDQLSRLQTLAAFQRLTQSQPDVYGADGDDPSKPSLLVDNLPDRPYPFDFAPLSSQKQKQGQTPPDETEVAAVLRSRYAEGLQLMMQMQCEALVEKFGVSPLICGIIAPIWFRYLAASRILEEGWQEEAKLADEIAAVERLVTDPRYSLKHRNSSKYRADLRTKYGKKTVSIWIRLLKSKVPLSSSLAICFLACHISREAVLPTDIVRWAAEGKIPYLAAFMDVDKYLGSLNLRSVNSSLLFRPTEVVDSWQLESLAGSIAERIGLHLPPVNYFSIVNRYLKQLPISIDKVLPYACHIFEWSMPPDLWLPAHQHRFPSRVCVMSILIVAIRLVYNINGCFHWERNAGLWKKNHKKQKSKNNGTTTVDGVGSFHAADYTVHGSSRTATTQSLLKGLLHANCSDSDTIDLLCSLETAYVNIISGHDYSKDLPTYLEYCKDIIFAGKTTSYDEENLITQLWDFFKHEAEGLDPPLNNEAGCIGSKASVVHVTCVGEADHEDTSPKVIDGSRVWMKHQTRKRSKRKNDDVQVLNRTYCESNSRRTLRCMKSDMEKHGFLYNCFRRHRLSPSTYLHYKRTLLHGRLRYVVHADYYILLRTCAKIVEVDARILHLGLLKLEKRLQWIEEQIDCSLPAVFKCTS; encoded by the exons ATGGAAAGCACAGCGGTGTGCGCGTCTTGCGGCAGCATCGGGCTTGAGAATGGAGGTGATGGCTACTTCTATTGCGTCGTCTGCGGTTTCCAGTCTCAGGACCTTTTGGAGCAGGGCCAAGAGGACCAGGTCGACTTCACCGTTGACCGCCGCTACGTCGTCCGCTGGCCCAACACCAACCCTCAACCCGACCCCGATCAACTCTCCCGCCTCCAGACTCTCGCCGCCTTCCAGCGCCTCACTCAGTCCCAGCCTGATGTCTATGGCGCCGATGGCGATGACCCCTCCAAGCCCTCCCTCCTCGTCGACAACCTCCCCGACCGCCCTTACCCCTTCGACTTCGCCCCTCTCTCCTCCCAAAAACAGAAGCAAGGGCAGACTCCCCCTGACGAGACTGAGGTCGCTGCCGTTCTCAGGTCCCGCTACGCAGAGGGCCTCCAACTTATGATGCAGATGCAATGCGAGGCCCTCGTTGAGAAATTCGGTGTCTCACCGCTCATTTGTGGCATCATTGCTCCGATATGGTTTAGATACCTGGCGGCCTCGCGGATTCTTGAAGAAGGGTGGCAAGAAGAGGCCAAGCTCGCAGATGAAATAGCAGCCGTGGAACGACTTGTTACAG ATCCAAGGTACAGTCTGAAGCATCGGAACAGCTCAAAGTACAGAGCAGATCTTAGAACTAAATATGGGAAGAAAACTGTATCCATATGGATCAGATTATTGAAAAGCAAAGTCCCGTTATCTTCTTCATTAGCTATTTGCTTTTTGGCTTGCCATATTTCAAGAGAAGCGGTTTTACCCACAGACATAGTGAGGTGGGCTGCAGAGGGAAAGATTCCATATTTGGCTGCATTCATGGACGTTGACAAATATTTGGGTTCTTTAAATCTGCGCTCAGTAAACTCAAGCTTGTTATTTCGGCCTACAGAAGTTGTTGATTCCTGGCAGTTAGAGTCACTTGCTGGATCAATTGCTGAACGTATAGGTTTACATCTTCCACCTGTGAACTACTTCTCTATAGTGAATCGTTATCTTAAACAGCTCCCTATTTCCATCGACAAGGTACTTCCTTATGCATGCCACATATTTGAATGGTCGATGCCCCCAGATCTTTGGCTTCCTGCTCACCAACACAGGTTCCCATCCCGTGTTTGTGTAATGTCCATATTGATTGTGGCAATAAGGCTTGTTTACAATATAAATGGGTGCTTTCACTGGGAAAGAAACGCAGGCTTGTGGAAGAAGAACCATAAGAAGCAGAAATCGAAAAATAATGGTACTACCACTGTTGATGGTGTGGGGTCTTTTCATGCTGCAGATTATACTGTACATGGTTCTTCAAGGACAGCAACAACCCAGTCATTGTTAAAAGGCTTATTACATGCTAACTGTTCTGATTCAGATACCATTGACCTTCTTTGCAGCCTTGAGACAGCATACGTAAATATCATTAGTGGACATG ATTATTCAAAAGACCTGCCAACTTATCTGGAATACTGTAAGGACATTATCTTTGCTGGGAAGACAACATCGTATGATGAAGAGAACTTAATTACACAACTATGGGATTTTTTTAAGCATGAAGCAGAG GGACTAGATCCACCACTGAATAATGAGGCTGGATGCATTGGTTCAAAGGCTTCTGTGGTGCATGTAACCTGTGTGGGAGAAGCTGATCATGAAGACACCTCTCCTAAGGTGATTGATGGCTCAAGGGTGTGGATGAAGCATCAAACTCGTAAAAggtcaaaaagaaagaatgatgaTGTTCAAGTCCTTAATCGGACATATTGTGAATCTAATTCAAGGAGGACATTGAGATGTATGAAATCAGACATGGAAAAACATGGTTTCTTGTATAATTGCTTCAGACGCCACCGCCTTTCTCCATCTACATATCTCCATTATAAAAGAACATTGTTGCATGGAAGACTAAGATATGTGGTGCATGCTGATTACTACATCTTACTTCGAACTTGTGCAAAAATTGTGGAGGTTGATGCTCGAATCCTCCACCTTGGGCTGCTAAAGCTTGAGAAAAGACTGCAGTGGATCGAGGAGCAAATAGACTGCAGCTTACCTGCAGTTTTTAAATGCACAAGCTAA
- the LOC116259098 gene encoding TATA box-binding protein-associated factor RNA polymerase I subunit B isoform X2 encodes MESTAVCASCGSIGLENGGDGYFYCVVCGFQSQDLLEQGQEDQVDFTVDRRYVVRWPNTNPQPDPDQLSRLQTLAAFQRLTQSQPDVYGADGDDPSKPSLLVDNLPDRPYPFDFAPLSSQKQKQGQTPPDETEVAAVLRSRYAEGLQLMMQMQCEALVEKFGVSPLICGIIAPIWFRYLAASRILEEGWQEEAKLADEIAAVERLVTDPRYSLKHRNSSKYRADLRTKYGKKTVSIWIRLLKSKVPLSSSLAICFLACHISREAVLPTDIVRWAAEGKIPYLAAFMDVDKYLGSLNLRSVNSSLLFRPTEVVDSWQLESLAGSIAERIDYTVHGSSRTATTQSLLKGLLHANCSDSDTIDLLCSLETAYVNIISGHDYSKDLPTYLEYCKDIIFAGKTTSYDEENLITQLWDFFKHEAEGLDPPLNNEAGCIGSKASVVHVTCVGEADHEDTSPKVIDGSRVWMKHQTRKRSKRKNDDVQVLNRTYCESNSRRTLRCMKSDMEKHGFLYNCFRRHRLSPSTYLHYKRTLLHGRLRYVVHADYYILLRTCAKIVEVDARILHLGLLKLEKRLQWIEEQIDCSLPAVFKCTS; translated from the exons ATGGAAAGCACAGCGGTGTGCGCGTCTTGCGGCAGCATCGGGCTTGAGAATGGAGGTGATGGCTACTTCTATTGCGTCGTCTGCGGTTTCCAGTCTCAGGACCTTTTGGAGCAGGGCCAAGAGGACCAGGTCGACTTCACCGTTGACCGCCGCTACGTCGTCCGCTGGCCCAACACCAACCCTCAACCCGACCCCGATCAACTCTCCCGCCTCCAGACTCTCGCCGCCTTCCAGCGCCTCACTCAGTCCCAGCCTGATGTCTATGGCGCCGATGGCGATGACCCCTCCAAGCCCTCCCTCCTCGTCGACAACCTCCCCGACCGCCCTTACCCCTTCGACTTCGCCCCTCTCTCCTCCCAAAAACAGAAGCAAGGGCAGACTCCCCCTGACGAGACTGAGGTCGCTGCCGTTCTCAGGTCCCGCTACGCAGAGGGCCTCCAACTTATGATGCAGATGCAATGCGAGGCCCTCGTTGAGAAATTCGGTGTCTCACCGCTCATTTGTGGCATCATTGCTCCGATATGGTTTAGATACCTGGCGGCCTCGCGGATTCTTGAAGAAGGGTGGCAAGAAGAGGCCAAGCTCGCAGATGAAATAGCAGCCGTGGAACGACTTGTTACAG ATCCAAGGTACAGTCTGAAGCATCGGAACAGCTCAAAGTACAGAGCAGATCTTAGAACTAAATATGGGAAGAAAACTGTATCCATATGGATCAGATTATTGAAAAGCAAAGTCCCGTTATCTTCTTCATTAGCTATTTGCTTTTTGGCTTGCCATATTTCAAGAGAAGCGGTTTTACCCACAGACATAGTGAGGTGGGCTGCAGAGGGAAAGATTCCATATTTGGCTGCATTCATGGACGTTGACAAATATTTGGGTTCTTTAAATCTGCGCTCAGTAAACTCAAGCTTGTTATTTCGGCCTACAGAAGTTGTTGATTCCTGGCAGTTAGAGTCACTTGCTGGATCAATTGCTGAACGTATAG ATTATACTGTACATGGTTCTTCAAGGACAGCAACAACCCAGTCATTGTTAAAAGGCTTATTACATGCTAACTGTTCTGATTCAGATACCATTGACCTTCTTTGCAGCCTTGAGACAGCATACGTAAATATCATTAGTGGACATG ATTATTCAAAAGACCTGCCAACTTATCTGGAATACTGTAAGGACATTATCTTTGCTGGGAAGACAACATCGTATGATGAAGAGAACTTAATTACACAACTATGGGATTTTTTTAAGCATGAAGCAGAG GGACTAGATCCACCACTGAATAATGAGGCTGGATGCATTGGTTCAAAGGCTTCTGTGGTGCATGTAACCTGTGTGGGAGAAGCTGATCATGAAGACACCTCTCCTAAGGTGATTGATGGCTCAAGGGTGTGGATGAAGCATCAAACTCGTAAAAggtcaaaaagaaagaatgatgaTGTTCAAGTCCTTAATCGGACATATTGTGAATCTAATTCAAGGAGGACATTGAGATGTATGAAATCAGACATGGAAAAACATGGTTTCTTGTATAATTGCTTCAGACGCCACCGCCTTTCTCCATCTACATATCTCCATTATAAAAGAACATTGTTGCATGGAAGACTAAGATATGTGGTGCATGCTGATTACTACATCTTACTTCGAACTTGTGCAAAAATTGTGGAGGTTGATGCTCGAATCCTCCACCTTGGGCTGCTAAAGCTTGAGAAAAGACTGCAGTGGATCGAGGAGCAAATAGACTGCAGCTTACCTGCAGTTTTTAAATGCACAAGCTAA
- the LOC116259098 gene encoding TATA box-binding protein-associated factor RNA polymerase I subunit B isoform X3: MESTAVCASCGSIGLENGGDGYFYCVVCGFQSQDLLEQGQEDQVDFTVDRRYVVRWPNTNPQPDPDQLSRLQTLAAFQRLTQSQPDVYGADGDDPSKPSLLVDNLPDRPYPFDFAPLSSQKQKQGQTPPDETEVAAVLRSRYAEGLQLMMQMQCEALVEKFGVSPLICGIIAPIWFRYLAASRILEEGWQEEAKLADEIAAVERLVTDPRYSLKHRNSSKYRADLRTKYGKKTVSIWIRLLKSKVPLSSSLAICFLACHISREAVLPTDIVRWAAEGKIPYLAAFMDVDKYLGSLNLRSVNSSLLFRPTEVVDSWQLESLAGSIAERIDYSKDLPTYLEYCKDIIFAGKTTSYDEENLITQLWDFFKHEAEGLDPPLNNEAGCIGSKASVVHVTCVGEADHEDTSPKVIDGSRVWMKHQTRKRSKRKNDDVQVLNRTYCESNSRRTLRCMKSDMEKHGFLYNCFRRHRLSPSTYLHYKRTLLHGRLRYVVHADYYILLRTCAKIVEVDARILHLGLLKLEKRLQWIEEQIDCSLPAVFKCTS; the protein is encoded by the exons ATGGAAAGCACAGCGGTGTGCGCGTCTTGCGGCAGCATCGGGCTTGAGAATGGAGGTGATGGCTACTTCTATTGCGTCGTCTGCGGTTTCCAGTCTCAGGACCTTTTGGAGCAGGGCCAAGAGGACCAGGTCGACTTCACCGTTGACCGCCGCTACGTCGTCCGCTGGCCCAACACCAACCCTCAACCCGACCCCGATCAACTCTCCCGCCTCCAGACTCTCGCCGCCTTCCAGCGCCTCACTCAGTCCCAGCCTGATGTCTATGGCGCCGATGGCGATGACCCCTCCAAGCCCTCCCTCCTCGTCGACAACCTCCCCGACCGCCCTTACCCCTTCGACTTCGCCCCTCTCTCCTCCCAAAAACAGAAGCAAGGGCAGACTCCCCCTGACGAGACTGAGGTCGCTGCCGTTCTCAGGTCCCGCTACGCAGAGGGCCTCCAACTTATGATGCAGATGCAATGCGAGGCCCTCGTTGAGAAATTCGGTGTCTCACCGCTCATTTGTGGCATCATTGCTCCGATATGGTTTAGATACCTGGCGGCCTCGCGGATTCTTGAAGAAGGGTGGCAAGAAGAGGCCAAGCTCGCAGATGAAATAGCAGCCGTGGAACGACTTGTTACAG ATCCAAGGTACAGTCTGAAGCATCGGAACAGCTCAAAGTACAGAGCAGATCTTAGAACTAAATATGGGAAGAAAACTGTATCCATATGGATCAGATTATTGAAAAGCAAAGTCCCGTTATCTTCTTCATTAGCTATTTGCTTTTTGGCTTGCCATATTTCAAGAGAAGCGGTTTTACCCACAGACATAGTGAGGTGGGCTGCAGAGGGAAAGATTCCATATTTGGCTGCATTCATGGACGTTGACAAATATTTGGGTTCTTTAAATCTGCGCTCAGTAAACTCAAGCTTGTTATTTCGGCCTACAGAAGTTGTTGATTCCTGGCAGTTAGAGTCACTTGCTGGATCAATTGCTGAACGTATAG ATTATTCAAAAGACCTGCCAACTTATCTGGAATACTGTAAGGACATTATCTTTGCTGGGAAGACAACATCGTATGATGAAGAGAACTTAATTACACAACTATGGGATTTTTTTAAGCATGAAGCAGAG GGACTAGATCCACCACTGAATAATGAGGCTGGATGCATTGGTTCAAAGGCTTCTGTGGTGCATGTAACCTGTGTGGGAGAAGCTGATCATGAAGACACCTCTCCTAAGGTGATTGATGGCTCAAGGGTGTGGATGAAGCATCAAACTCGTAAAAggtcaaaaagaaagaatgatgaTGTTCAAGTCCTTAATCGGACATATTGTGAATCTAATTCAAGGAGGACATTGAGATGTATGAAATCAGACATGGAAAAACATGGTTTCTTGTATAATTGCTTCAGACGCCACCGCCTTTCTCCATCTACATATCTCCATTATAAAAGAACATTGTTGCATGGAAGACTAAGATATGTGGTGCATGCTGATTACTACATCTTACTTCGAACTTGTGCAAAAATTGTGGAGGTTGATGCTCGAATCCTCCACCTTGGGCTGCTAAAGCTTGAGAAAAGACTGCAGTGGATCGAGGAGCAAATAGACTGCAGCTTACCTGCAGTTTTTAAATGCACAAGCTAA